In Calditrichota bacterium, the genomic stretch TCTGCCGCTTTTTCGAACCGCCATGTTGATTTCCGCCGGCTTGGTTCCGGTAATGACGCCGATGTCGATGATTTCTTCCTTGATTGCACCGGCTACGGGTTTGGCGAGAGCACAGTCAACTTCATTAAAATCCTGCTCGATTCGCGTGGGCAGCAACCGGCTCCGCGAACCGAGAATTTTTGCCAGCCAGTTGAGGATATCGGACACTCCTTTGGCAATGGAGCAAATGCCTCCGCCGCCGCCATCACCGCCCTGAAATTGAATGCGAACAAATCTTTCCAGATTGGCAATTCTGTCCTGCGGATTGCGGCCGCCGTCGGCGGGTCCAGGCTGCAAAATGGCGTCGCCTTTGTCCGCTTCGTTGGAATTTGCCATCACGTGATTGTTGGACAAAATCAGCGTTTCACCAGTCGCCGCATCTTTCACGAACGCGCCCAATGTCCCGGCGGTGATGGCGTAATGCCCAAGGCTCACGCCGCCCGGCGCCGGTCTCCAGCGATCAGTACGCGCCTTTAGCGCCACAATATTTCCGACCTCGATCACGTCCACCGGAATTTGATCCAGCGTTTCCGGCACCAGATCCCGGGAAGACAATTCCGATTTGGGAGCTTTCTTTTTCACCAGCACGGTCAGACACATCTCTCCGGTATCTTTTCCCTGCACAATTTTGTGTCCGACGCCGACGCCGCTGACATTCAATTTTTTCTTCAGAGACTTCAGATTTTTGGTTTTCAACAAACTAATTTGCTCAATAGTCGCCATTGTGATATCCTCCTGTTTTATGAATAGTATTGGTTACCCTTTTTAAATCACCAGATACGATGAATTTATTCTTTTTTGCTCTGCAATTTTTTCTGGATTATTGAAATTGGAACAGGTCCCTGTTTCAATATTTTTTCAAAAAAATTAGACGGATGATATTGCTCCCTGAGTAAAGATTGGTGCAGAAGATACAATTTTTGAAATTTCTCCAATCCGATCAAAATTTTCAAATCGTGCGCTGGCTGGCTGTAAATTTTAAATTTCATTTCAGATATCGTTTCATCGGAAAAATCTTTATTGTCACTTAAAAAACGCAGCATCTGTTTTTCCTGCCAATCGTCTAAGTAAATACTCAACTCGGAATAAGCGCAAATAATCATCGACGTTATCTTTTTGATTAACATAAATTTAACCCCTCGGTCGTAGCCGCTGAAACCGCGCTTGATCAAATATCTGGCAAAAAAATAAGGCCAGCTTTCCGCGGCAATTTGATCGGGAAAAACGCGCGCCGCCAGAACCATTTCCGGCGCAGCATTTTCCCAATTGAAATAGTGCACGGGAAGTATTTCCGTCAAATAGCGCTGTTTGAAAGCCGCTTTGTTGTAGCGCCGCAAGATCGATAATTGCGCGAACAAATCCCTGTTTCCGTTGACTGCGCTCAATCTGGCGATGAAAATCGGCCGGAGCGGCGCGGTGAAAATAGTTTCGCGCCAGATGAGCTGGAATGGATTTTCGCCTTTCAACTTCTCCCACTTGAATTGCAACGGATAGTTCACGCTGATATTCAAATTGGCAATATCAGGAATGAAACGTCGCGTATAGCCATCAAAGTTTCGAATAAAGTTTTCTATTTGATCGCGACGCAGCATCTCGTTCTTAATTGCATTATCAAAAAGACGAATGAGTCGGACTGTGTCGATCGCTGCGATATCTTTATTCCGCTCCTCAAAATGCTCCTTTGCCAGGCGAAACATTTCTCCTTTCATTTTTTTTAGCTCGATTGCCAACTGGGCGCGTAATTGGGGCAATGACACGCTGTCGTCAAGAGAGATTTTTAAATAATTTTGAAAATCGCTTTTCTTGAATGGCGCCAGTCGGCTGGAATCCGCGACCGCTTTGCCGTCCAGAAATCTGATTAATTTTAATAAAGAATCATTGACCACGGCAATTAGTCGCGCCGTGGTATCGGCTTTTTGAAAATGATCTCTCAACTGGGAGCGAAGTTCAAAGCCAATCCATTTTTCCAAATCCACGGCGCGTTTAACAGCAACTTCCTGATCTGTCGCCGAAAAATCTGCGACGTTTTTTTTCAGTTGCTTCATTAATTTCGGCAAAAGCTCCAGCCGCCGAATGAGCGGTTTAGCGTACTGTTCAGTGGAATCAGTGAGCAAGATCGAGAGCGGAAAGACGGCGTCTTGCATCTTTTGCACGTAAAAATTCGCGTCAATTTGCCAGCGTTTCCAATGCTCCAGTTCAAAAAGATGTAATCGGATTTGTCTCTGCAAAATTTGGCGGGTGCTACGCTGGTTTGGGCTGAGTGAGTTCGGCTTAATCTCATCGATGCGGCGAGAGAATTCTCTGAGCTGGCGAATAGCCACTGCCACGCTATCCGGGGAAAAATCCGGCAGCCAGCCATCCGAATCGCGCAAGCCGCGGTTGGAAGCTTCGACCGGGAAATGGCGCTCAAACCAGACAAGGTAATCGGAAAAAAGCCGATCTACTTTGCGATTGGCAAAAAACTTACTGCATTGCGGCAAAGTCAAACCAATGAGAATAAAGAAAAAAACAAGCTTTTGCAAACGGCAACGCAAACTTTTTTTCACATTTTCCTCCGACTCCGGTTTTATCGGACAAAGCTGCTCGCGTCTCCCTTGCCCTGGCGCACAACAACAAAATTGTCATCATTTGTCAGATCGATCACAGTGGAAGATTCTGTTCCTAACTCTCCCCCGTCGATGATGATTTCCAAAATGTGACCGAGTCTGATATCAATTTCCTGGGCATCCGTGAAAATATCGACCTCGCTAAAGCTGGCGCTGGTGCTCACTATCGGATGTCCTAATTCCTTCAAAAGAGACAGGCAAATATTGTTGTCAGGCACGCGAATGCCGACGGTTTTTCTTTTACTCACCATTAATTTGGGCACCAGGCGAGTGGCGCGCAAAATAAAAGTGTAAGCGCCCGGCAAAAGATGTCGCATCACGCGATAGGCGCGGTTGGAGACATGGGCATAATTGCTAATATCTTTTAAATCCGGGCAAATGAAGCTCAACGGGTCTTTGTGCGCTTTTCCTTTAATTTGACGCACGCGGTCTATTGCCTTTTTTTCGAAAATATCGCAACCAATTCCGTAAACTGTATCCGTGGGATAACTGATTACGCTTCCCTTTTTCAAGCCATCAACAACTTTAGCGATCAGTCGCGGTTGAGGGTTATCCGGATTAATTTCATAAATAATCGCCATCGAGATCGTCCTGAAAGAATTTTGTTTTATTGTATCCAGCGCAACAAGTTGCATCATTTC encodes the following:
- a CDS encoding threonylcarbamoyl-AMP synthase — encoded protein: MIYEINPDNPQPRLIAKVVDGLKKGSVISYPTDTVYGIGCDIFEKKAIDRVRQIKGKAHKDPLSFICPDLKDISNYAHVSNRAYRVMRHLLPGAYTFILRATRLVPKLMVSKRKTVGIRVPDNNICLSLLKELGHPIVSTSASFSEVDIFTDAQEIDIRLGHILEIIIDGGELGTESSTVIDLTNDDNFVVVRQGKGDASSFVR
- a CDS encoding DUF885 domain-containing protein, coding for MKKSLRCRLQKLVFFFILIGLTLPQCSKFFANRKVDRLFSDYLVWFERHFPVEASNRGLRDSDGWLPDFSPDSVAVAIRQLREFSRRIDEIKPNSLSPNQRSTRQILQRQIRLHLFELEHWKRWQIDANFYVQKMQDAVFPLSILLTDSTEQYAKPLIRRLELLPKLMKQLKKNVADFSATDQEVAVKRAVDLEKWIGFELRSQLRDHFQKADTTARLIAVVNDSLLKLIRFLDGKAVADSSRLAPFKKSDFQNYLKISLDDSVSLPQLRAQLAIELKKMKGEMFRLAKEHFEERNKDIAAIDTVRLIRLFDNAIKNEMLRRDQIENFIRNFDGYTRRFIPDIANLNISVNYPLQFKWEKLKGENPFQLIWRETIFTAPLRPIFIARLSAVNGNRDLFAQLSILRRYNKAAFKQRYLTEILPVHYFNWENAAPEMVLAARVFPDQIAAESWPYFFARYLIKRGFSGYDRGVKFMLIKKITSMIICAYSELSIYLDDWQEKQMLRFLSDNKDFSDETISEMKFKIYSQPAHDLKILIGLEKFQKLYLLHQSLLREQYHPSNFFEKILKQGPVPISIIQKKLQSKKE